The following coding sequences are from one Apodemus sylvaticus chromosome X, mApoSyl1.1, whole genome shotgun sequence window:
- the Ripply1 gene encoding protein ripply1, with protein MDPAAPDAAPDAAPDAAPEAAPPGQAQVPALAQINGQEGAGNERAAYLWRPWLSSINDQPRQARSLVDWAAGGATAADTTKADSEFHHPVRLYWPKSRSFDYLYSAGEILLHTFPVQATINLYEDSDSDGDEEDKMEEEEEEEEEEEEDINESEPEGCMGIQEAAPHKATAPSPDPHSTCPN; from the exons ATGGACCCTGCTGCCCCTGATGCTGCCCCTGATGCTGCCCCTGATGCTGCCCCTGAAGCCGCCCCCCCTGGCCAGGCCCAAGTCCCTGCCCTAGCACAAATCAATGGACAAGAAGGTGCTGGGAATGAACG AGCAGCTTATCTTTGGAGACCCTGGCTGTCCTCTATAAACGACCAGCCAAGGCAGGCGAGGAGTCTGGTGGACTGG GCTGCTGGTGGGGCAACAGCTGCTGACACCACCAAGGCTGACTCTGAGTTCCATCACCCTGTCAG GCTCTACTGGCCCAAGTCCCGCTCCTTTGACTATCTATACAGTGCTGGGGAGATACTACTACACACCTTCCCTGTCCAGGCCACCATCAACTTATATGAGGATTCCGACAGTGATGGTGATGAGGAagacaagatggaggaggaggaggaggaagaggaagaggaagaggaagatatcAATGAAAGTGAACCAGAAGGGTGTATGGGGATACAAGAGGCCGCACCacacaaggccacagctccttcCCCTGACCCACACTCAACCTGTCCAAATTGA